From Calothrix sp. PCC 6303, a single genomic window includes:
- a CDS encoding GNAT family N-acetyltransferase has product MGFWKTWFSTSDTNAAPKTTPSEEYTIDATGNSSSNSETPQKEVRIVFSTEREIDLYELEELCDAVGWSRRPLRKVKKAIEHSFLVASMWQVRGNQRRLIGFARATSDHAFNATIWDVVVHPDFQGKGMGKALMKYMLKKLRSEEISNVTLFADPHVVDFYRGMGFMTDPEGIKGMFWYPQ; this is encoded by the coding sequence ATGGGTTTTTGGAAAACCTGGTTTAGCACTTCTGATACCAACGCAGCACCTAAAACAACTCCAAGTGAAGAGTATACGATTGATGCTACTGGTAATTCCAGCAGCAACAGCGAAACTCCTCAAAAAGAAGTTCGCATAGTGTTCAGCACCGAACGCGAAATCGACCTCTACGAACTTGAAGAACTTTGTGATGCTGTCGGCTGGTCGCGCCGTCCTCTGCGAAAAGTAAAGAAAGCCATTGAACATAGTTTTCTGGTTGCCTCAATGTGGCAAGTCAGAGGAAATCAACGGCGGCTTATTGGCTTCGCACGGGCCACTTCTGACCACGCGTTTAACGCAACAATTTGGGATGTAGTAGTTCACCCAGACTTTCAAGGTAAAGGCATGGGCAAAGCTTTGATGAAATATATGCTCAAAAAACTTAGAAGCGAAGAAATCAGCAACGTCACGCTTTTTGCTGACCCCCATGTTGTAGACTTCTATCGTGGTATGGGTTTTATGACAGATCCTGAAGGAATTAAAGGTATGTTCTGGTACCCTCAGTAA
- a CDS encoding alpha/beta fold hydrolase produces the protein MAITEILGVPHAYQLTEQKSYPHTLVFIHGWLNSREYWQPVISRLSVDFQCLSYDLRGFGESQAKKTAALYQQAIPPENLWNRDDSSKYEVSLDRQINSFDSLHSPAAYAQDLILLLQSLKINSAWLIGHSLGGTIALWAAEQMPEIIKGVICINSGGGIYLKEAFEQFRSAGQKFLQVRPKWLSQVPLIDLLFTRTSVARPLERCWARQRVIDFVVADPEAALGALLESTTEEEINHLPQLVSKLQQPVYFVAGSEDKVMEPKYVRHLASFHPLFSYCGDNVIEIPECGHLAMLEQPDAVAGEIRKLLGS, from the coding sequence ATGGCAATCACAGAAATTTTGGGCGTTCCCCACGCTTACCAGCTAACAGAGCAAAAATCCTACCCGCACACCTTAGTATTTATTCATGGTTGGCTTAATAGTCGTGAATACTGGCAGCCTGTAATCTCTCGGCTGTCGGTAGATTTTCAGTGCCTTTCTTATGATTTGAGGGGCTTTGGAGAATCTCAAGCGAAAAAAACAGCTGCCTTGTACCAGCAGGCGATACCACCAGAAAATTTATGGAATCGTGATGACAGCAGCAAGTATGAGGTAAGTCTCGATCGTCAGATCAATTCTTTTGATTCACTTCATAGCCCAGCAGCATACGCTCAAGATTTAATTCTGCTCCTACAATCTTTGAAAATTAATAGTGCTTGGTTAATTGGTCATTCCTTGGGAGGTACTATAGCTCTTTGGGCTGCTGAACAAATGCCAGAAATTATCAAGGGGGTCATCTGCATTAATTCAGGTGGTGGAATTTATCTTAAGGAAGCTTTTGAGCAATTTAGATCAGCAGGGCAGAAATTTTTGCAAGTTCGTCCCAAGTGGCTTTCCCAAGTGCCATTAATAGATTTATTGTTTACCAGGACAAGTGTTGCCCGTCCTTTAGAGCGTTGCTGGGCAAGGCAAAGGGTTATAGATTTTGTGGTGGCAGATCCAGAAGCAGCCTTGGGAGCATTATTGGAATCGACAACTGAAGAAGAAATCAATCATCTTCCACAATTGGTGTCAAAACTTCAGCAGCCAGTTTATTTTGTGGCAGGATCTGAAGACAAAGTGATGGAACCTAAGTATGTTCGACATTTAGCTAGCTTTCACCCTTTATTTAGTTATTGTGGTGATAACGTGATTGAGATTCCCGAATGTGGTCATTTGGCAATGTTGGAACAACCTGATGCCGTGGCTGGTGAAATTCGCAAGTTATTGGGAAGCTAG
- the tsaD gene encoding tRNA (adenosine(37)-N6)-threonylcarbamoyltransferase complex transferase subunit TsaD codes for MVTVLAIETSCDETAVAIVNKREVYSSFVASQIAVHQQYGGVVPEVASRQHLEVINYAIAQAMEQAKLGWQDIDGIAATCSPGLVGALLVGLTVAKTLAMLHEKPLIGVHHLEGHICATYLSELDLQPPFLSLLVSGGHTSLIHVQDYGVYQTLGETRDDAAGEAFDKVARLLGLGYPGGPMIDKVAKQGNPNAFSLPEGRVSLPNNGGFHRYDASFSGLKTAVLRLVQQFQQKGEEVPVADIAASFQETVARSLTKRTINCALDYGLNKIAIGGGVAANSSLRSHLQTAVNKNNLQVFFPPLKYCTDNAAMIGCAASQHLFLGNTSPLTLGVNSRLSLTKVMELYQ; via the coding sequence ATGGTGACTGTATTGGCGATTGAAACTAGTTGCGATGAAACGGCTGTGGCAATTGTAAACAAACGTGAAGTTTATAGTAGTTTTGTGGCTTCCCAAATTGCAGTGCATCAGCAGTATGGGGGGGTTGTACCGGAGGTGGCTTCACGGCAACACCTGGAAGTGATTAATTACGCGATCGCTCAAGCGATGGAACAGGCAAAATTAGGTTGGCAAGATATCGATGGGATTGCGGCAACCTGTTCTCCTGGTTTGGTGGGTGCTTTGTTGGTGGGATTAACTGTGGCAAAAACTTTGGCGATGCTGCACGAAAAACCTTTAATTGGGGTGCATCATCTAGAAGGTCATATTTGTGCCACCTATTTGAGTGAACTAGATTTACAGCCGCCTTTCCTGAGTTTACTGGTTTCTGGTGGGCATACCAGCTTAATTCACGTTCAAGACTATGGGGTATATCAAACCCTGGGAGAAACCCGCGATGATGCTGCCGGAGAAGCTTTTGATAAAGTGGCACGGCTATTAGGCTTGGGATATCCTGGTGGACCAATGATCGACAAAGTAGCTAAACAGGGCAACCCCAACGCTTTTTCTTTACCAGAAGGCAGGGTTTCATTGCCAAATAATGGTGGATTCCATCGCTATGATGCGAGTTTTAGCGGTTTGAAAACAGCAGTATTGCGATTGGTACAGCAATTTCAGCAAAAAGGTGAAGAGGTTCCCGTTGCTGACATTGCCGCTAGCTTCCAGGAAACTGTAGCGCGATCGCTTACCAAGCGAACCATCAACTGCGCCCTAGATTATGGTTTAAATAAGATTGCCATTGGTGGTGGAGTTGCCGCTAATAGCAGTTTGCGATCGCACTTACAAACCGCAGTTAATAAAAATAACCTCCAAGTTTTCTTCCCACCCCTCAAATACTGTACCGATAACGCCGCCATGATTGGCTGCGCTGCCTCTCAACATCTTTTTCTAGGGAATACCTCACCGTTAACATTAGGAGTTAACTCCCGGCTATCCTTGACTAAGGTGATGGAACTTTACCAATAG
- a CDS encoding photosystem I reaction center protein PsaF subunit III, with translation MRRLFALILVVSLWFNFAPSTLALGADLVPCKDSPAFQQRAKTALNTTDDPKSGQKRFERYSQALCGPEGLPHLIVDGSLDHAGDFLIPSILFLYIAGWIGWVGRAYLIAIRKGDSPEMKEIVIDVPLAFQTMLTGFAWPAAALKEFTTGELTAKDTEITISPR, from the coding sequence ATGCGACGCTTGTTTGCCCTGATTTTAGTGGTTAGTCTCTGGTTCAACTTTGCTCCGTCAACTTTAGCCCTCGGAGCAGATTTAGTACCTTGTAAAGACTCTCCCGCCTTCCAACAAAGAGCTAAAACAGCTCTGAATACCACTGATGACCCCAAATCTGGTCAGAAGCGTTTTGAGCGCTATTCCCAAGCTTTGTGCGGTCCTGAGGGTCTACCTCATCTAATTGTTGACGGGAGCCTCGATCATGCTGGAGATTTCTTGATCCCCAGCATTTTATTCCTATACATCGCAGGCTGGATTGGTTGGGTAGGTCGTGCCTACTTGATCGCTATTCGCAAAGGCGATTCCCCAGAAATGAAGGAAATTGTGATCGACGTTCCTTTGGCATTCCAAACAATGCTCACTGGCTTTGCTTGGCCTGCTGCGGCACTTAAAGAATTCACAACTGGTGAATTAACCGCAAAGGATACTGAAATCACTATTTCGCCACGCTAG
- the psaJ gene encoding photosystem I reaction center subunit IX, producing MDANFLRFLSTAPVMIFALLSFTAGLLIEFNRFFPDLLFHPLP from the coding sequence ATGGACGCTAATTTCCTCCGGTTTCTGTCAACAGCACCAGTGATGATTTTCGCTTTACTGAGTTTTACCGCTGGTTTGTTGATCGAGTTTAATCGCTTTTTTCCAGACTTACTTTTCCACCCACTACCCTAG
- a CDS encoding photosystem I reaction center subunit XI, whose protein sequence is MTQEVIKPAGRDPFIGNLETPINSSSTVQWFINNLPAYRPGLTPFRRGLEVGMAHGYLLFGPFAKLGPLRNEPNADLAGLLATIGLVVILTICLSLYANSNPDKPLASVTVPKPPDSFNTKEGWNNFASAFLIGGIGGAAVAFFIAGNLGILQGLAG, encoded by the coding sequence ATGACCCAGGAAGTAATTAAGCCAGCAGGACGCGATCCATTTATTGGCAACTTAGAAACGCCAATTAATAGCTCATCCACAGTTCAGTGGTTCATCAACAACTTACCTGCTTACCGCCCAGGTTTAACCCCTTTCCGTCGTGGTTTGGAAGTTGGCATGGCACATGGTTATCTACTCTTTGGACCTTTTGCTAAGTTAGGTCCACTGCGAAACGAGCCGAATGCCGATTTGGCTGGCTTATTGGCAACGATTGGATTGGTTGTAATCTTGACAATCTGCCTATCACTCTATGCCAACAGCAACCCAGACAAGCCTCTTGCCAGTGTGACAGTGCCAAAGCCACCTGATTCTTTCAACACTAAAGAAGGTTGGAATAACTTCGCTAGTGCTTTCTTAATCGGTGGTATTGGTGGTGCAGCTGTTGCTTTCTTTATTGCTGGCAACTTGGGAATCCTTCAAGGTTTAGCAGGGTAA
- the gmk gene encoding guanylate kinase yields MMQVLSIKSATTKEIQSHGKLIVLTGPSGVGKGTLMRSLLTRHPELYYSISATTRTPRSGEIDGKHYHFINRSKFEKLVANGEFLEWAEFAGNYYGTPRTAVLNQINHGKSVVLEIELEGARKVRASFPSAKSIFILPPSIEELEKRIRGRGQDPEDAISRRLGRAQAEISAANEFDVQIVNDDLETALHSIEAALHNFVNCG; encoded by the coding sequence ATGATGCAAGTTCTATCCATCAAGAGTGCCACTACCAAAGAAATTCAATCTCATGGCAAGCTAATCGTGTTAACAGGTCCGAGTGGAGTCGGCAAAGGTACGTTAATGCGATCGCTTCTCACACGTCATCCGGAACTATATTATTCGATTTCCGCGACAACCCGCACACCCCGTTCAGGTGAAATTGATGGCAAACACTACCACTTTATTAACCGCAGCAAGTTTGAAAAGCTGGTTGCTAATGGTGAGTTTTTAGAGTGGGCTGAGTTTGCAGGCAATTACTACGGGACTCCTCGCACAGCCGTGCTTAATCAAATTAACCATGGTAAATCCGTAGTTTTAGAAATTGAACTCGAAGGTGCGAGAAAGGTTCGGGCTTCTTTTCCTAGTGCCAAAAGCATTTTTATTCTTCCACCCTCAATCGAAGAATTGGAGAAGCGCATTCGCGGACGAGGACAAGATCCAGAAGATGCTATTTCTCGCCGTCTAGGACGTGCTCAAGCCGAAATTAGCGCTGCTAATGAATTTGATGTCCAAATTGTCAATGATGATTTGGAAACCGCTCTCCATTCAATTGAAGCGGCTTTACACAACTTCGTGAATTGTGGGTAA
- the remA gene encoding extracellular matrix/biofilm regulator RemA produces the protein MEIQLINIGFGNIVSGNRVVAIVSPESAPIKRIITDARDRGQLVDATYGRRTRAVIITDSSHVILSAIQPETVANRFVISRDHQAVDN, from the coding sequence ATGGAGATTCAGCTCATCAATATCGGGTTTGGTAACATCGTATCTGGCAATCGGGTCGTTGCGATTGTCAGTCCAGAATCAGCTCCCATCAAACGCATCATTACTGATGCACGCGATCGCGGTCAATTAGTAGATGCCACTTATGGTCGCCGTACTAGGGCTGTAATTATTACTGATTCGAGTCATGTAATACTTTCTGCCATCCAACCGGAAACAGTCGCAAACCGTTTTGTGATTTCCCGTGACCATCAGGCTGTAGATAATTAA
- a CDS encoding DUF3488 and DUF4129 domain-containing transglutaminase family protein — translation MFKFSRMRWRLPTWSNLQQQMLPPLMEVENSIPLRVLVLALVIVGVVATDIAAETRFSFWAVPLSCAGTTWSYYRRRSRNVSVKFCIAIGMLIALGAFFGRLFGELNDTRLALAELLIQLQVLHGFDIPRRKDLGYSIVIGVILLGVAATLSQTLAFAPVLLVFLAVALPTLVFDYRSRLGLIEINLGTAKQKVKSQRLSGLLPSYFMLFGVVLVIGLGIFAVLPRFPGYQLRMFPVSSNIQVQGNFTGRNVINPGYVRKGNGKGGVNPGSGGNGGEPGKIDPSFYYGFNSRINQNLRGEMTPKVVMRVRSQVEGFWRVLAFDKYTGNGWEISRNDKTQTLRRSPWSYQVFIPRNTITGKTQEVVQTYTVTSDLPNLLPAMTYPRELYFPAPLVAVDPEQGLRSPVELSEGFTYTVISDVPQRDRALLNLAKNKYPPEISKYYLQVPPEIQDKVRQRTEEILADYSKNSVAKSSKTLDSTYEKTLYLAQYVKQHFTTPENPSEFPFLEENEDLVEAFLFKHQGGYPDHFSTVLTIMLRSIGIPARLVAGYGAGQFNPFTGMYIVRNTDAYAMTEVFFPRYGWFAFDPIPGHDVIPPSIEETQTFTVLQQFWKWVAGWLPSPVTGLLNGVFGTIFGLIARFFNLFSQGWLGILQALVSLTGVSFGGWLILQQWNRWRDRVALNKLPPMEGLYQNMLRWVAQKGLAKHPSQTPLEYVQVSYQQYPSHIAEIIDEITQAYVGWRYGGYKPDLQRLQQRWQQLKAESNFRVNSLKI, via the coding sequence ATGTTTAAATTTTCCAGGATGCGTTGGCGTTTACCAACATGGAGCAACTTGCAGCAACAAATGCTGCCACCATTGATGGAAGTCGAAAATTCGATTCCATTACGGGTACTGGTGCTGGCATTGGTAATTGTAGGTGTTGTAGCGACAGATATTGCTGCTGAAACTAGGTTCAGTTTTTGGGCTGTACCACTAAGTTGTGCGGGTACAACTTGGAGTTATTACCGTCGCCGCAGCCGAAATGTGTCTGTTAAATTTTGTATTGCTATTGGGATGTTGATTGCACTTGGTGCTTTCTTTGGGCGGTTATTTGGCGAACTTAACGACACTCGGTTAGCGTTGGCGGAATTATTGATTCAACTTCAAGTACTCCACGGCTTTGATATACCCCGTCGTAAGGATTTAGGCTATTCCATTGTCATCGGGGTAATTTTACTTGGTGTGGCAGCAACACTAAGTCAAACTTTGGCATTTGCACCAGTATTATTAGTTTTTTTAGCTGTAGCATTACCAACTTTAGTATTTGATTACCGTTCCCGACTCGGCTTAATTGAGATTAACTTAGGCACAGCCAAGCAGAAGGTAAAAAGCCAGAGGTTATCTGGACTTTTACCTTCTTATTTCATGCTGTTTGGTGTAGTTTTAGTCATCGGTTTAGGAATTTTTGCGGTTTTACCCCGATTTCCTGGTTATCAACTACGGATGTTTCCAGTTAGTAGCAACATTCAAGTCCAAGGTAACTTTACTGGCAGGAATGTGATTAATCCCGGCTATGTACGTAAAGGAAATGGCAAGGGTGGGGTAAATCCGGGTAGCGGTGGGAATGGTGGTGAACCAGGAAAAATCGATCCGAGTTTTTATTATGGCTTTAATAGTCGCATCAACCAAAATCTCCGAGGTGAGATGACACCCAAGGTTGTGATGCGAGTGCGATCGCAAGTTGAAGGTTTCTGGCGAGTTTTGGCTTTTGATAAGTATACAGGTAATGGTTGGGAGATTTCCCGCAATGACAAAACCCAAACTTTGCGCCGTTCCCCTTGGTCATATCAAGTTTTTATACCTAGAAATACGATCACAGGCAAAACTCAGGAAGTAGTTCAGACCTATACTGTGACATCTGATTTACCCAACCTCTTACCAGCTATGACCTACCCTAGGGAACTTTACTTCCCAGCGCCACTGGTAGCAGTTGATCCAGAACAGGGATTAAGATCGCCTGTGGAACTGTCGGAAGGTTTTACCTACACAGTTATCTCAGATGTACCCCAACGCGATCGCGCTTTGCTAAATCTGGCGAAAAATAAGTATCCCCCAGAAATTAGTAAGTATTATTTACAAGTTCCCCCAGAAATCCAGGACAAGGTGCGGCAGCGTACAGAGGAAATTTTGGCTGACTATAGTAAAAATAGTGTGGCTAAATCCAGTAAAACTTTAGATTCAACCTACGAAAAAACCCTTTATTTAGCCCAATACGTTAAACAGCACTTCACAACACCCGAAAACCCCAGTGAATTTCCATTTTTAGAGGAAAATGAGGACTTGGTGGAGGCATTCCTTTTTAAACATCAAGGTGGCTATCCTGACCATTTTTCCACCGTCCTCACAATTATGCTGCGTTCTATTGGTATTCCTGCGAGATTAGTTGCAGGTTATGGTGCTGGACAATTTAACCCTTTCACGGGGATGTATATCGTCCGTAATACGGATGCTTATGCCATGACTGAGGTATTTTTCCCGCGTTACGGTTGGTTTGCCTTTGATCCAATTCCTGGACATGATGTCATTCCCCCATCCATTGAAGAAACACAAACCTTTACAGTTCTTCAACAGTTTTGGAAATGGGTAGCAGGATGGTTGCCCTCTCCAGTTACAGGTCTACTCAATGGTGTATTTGGGACAATATTTGGCTTGATTGCCCGGTTCTTTAATTTATTTTCCCAAGGATGGTTGGGAATTCTCCAAGCCTTAGTCAGTTTAACAGGGGTGAGTTTTGGCGGTTGGTTGATTTTACAGCAGTGGAATCGCTGGCGCGATCGCGTAGCCTTAAATAAGCTACCTCCTATGGAAGGTCTATATCAAAATATGTTGCGATGGGTAGCACAAAAAGGACTGGCTAAACATCCTTCCCAAACCCCCCTAGAGTACGTTCAGGTTTCATATCAACAGTATCCTTCCCACATCGCCGAAATTATTGACGAAATTACTCAAGCTTATGTTGGTTGGCGATACGGAGGCTATAAACCTGATTTACAAAGGTTACAACAACGATGGCAACAGTTAAAGGCTGAAAGTAATTTTCGGGTTAATTCTTTGAAAATTTGA
- the hetZ gene encoding heterocyst differentiation protein HetZ: MNLAATTTIQGDNSIGVEAIFQLLYQELNQATKASEQNCRDVAMRITAEVYRICSESKRIQASGAIESSAMALAKHRLQQCLRYYQLGSSRGRVELHSTLSAIIYRYINPPQRQLSYQGRLTIIEDFLQSFYLEALNAFRRETQLEKTYSPRTLLELSEYMAFTERYGKRRIPLPGRQQQLIILRAQTFSQQQPPETCVDIEQAAEGSSSEADGSWEDPAVQQLRSAMATQPEPEPQEETLRSVVVSELISYLEERQQNDCADYFALRLQDLSAQEIESILGLTSRQRDYLQQRFKYHLIRFALLHRWELVHEWLEADLRTNLGLTPQQWDTYVEQLDEKQRSLIELKQQGLPDDKIAKTLGLSMAQLQKRWFKILEQAWEIRNSLMSGSGASTHE, encoded by the coding sequence ATGAATTTAGCCGCAACCACAACTATTCAGGGAGATAATTCTATCGGCGTGGAGGCGATATTTCAACTCCTGTATCAGGAGCTTAACCAAGCTACTAAAGCCTCAGAGCAGAATTGCCGCGATGTGGCAATGCGAATCACCGCCGAAGTCTACCGCATTTGCAGCGAGAGCAAGCGTATTCAGGCTTCCGGTGCAATTGAAAGCTCGGCGATGGCTTTAGCAAAGCATCGACTGCAACAGTGCTTACGATACTACCAGTTAGGTTCTAGTCGGGGTAGGGTCGAACTTCATAGCACTCTGAGTGCCATCATCTACCGCTATATTAATCCTCCACAAAGGCAATTAAGTTATCAAGGAAGGCTGACAATAATTGAAGATTTTCTTCAAAGTTTTTATTTGGAGGCTTTGAATGCTTTTCGACGTGAAACTCAGTTGGAGAAAACCTATAGCCCAAGGACATTGCTGGAATTGTCTGAGTATATGGCGTTTACTGAGCGTTATGGCAAAAGGCGAATTCCGCTTCCAGGGAGACAGCAACAGCTAATTATTCTCCGAGCGCAGACTTTTTCCCAACAGCAACCTCCGGAAACCTGTGTCGATATTGAACAAGCAGCAGAAGGTAGTTCTAGTGAAGCTGATGGTTCTTGGGAAGATCCGGCTGTGCAGCAGTTACGCAGTGCGATGGCAACCCAACCAGAACCAGAACCTCAAGAGGAAACATTGCGCTCTGTGGTGGTTTCGGAATTGATTAGTTACTTGGAAGAAAGACAGCAAAACGACTGTGCTGATTATTTTGCACTGCGTCTGCAAGATTTATCCGCACAGGAAATTGAGTCAATTTTGGGCTTAACTTCTCGTCAGCGGGATTATTTACAGCAACGCTTTAAATACCACTTGATTCGATTTGCGCTGTTACATCGTTGGGAATTGGTTCACGAATGGCTCGAAGCTGATTTACGGACAAATTTAGGCTTGACCCCACAACAATGGGATACATATGTGGAGCAGCTTGACGAAAAACAGCGATCGCTGATCGAATTAAAACAACAAGGACTCCCAGATGACAAAATTGCCAAAACTTTAGGGTTATCAATGGCACAACTACAAAAACGTTGGTTTAAAATTTTGGAACAAGCCTGGGAAATTCGTAACTCTTTAATGTCCGGATCAGGTGCATCTACTCATGAATAG
- the sds gene encoding solanesyl diphosphate synthase, translating into MTPATSLFTPVEADLRILADNLIQLVGNDHPILYAAAKHLFGAGGKRIRPAIVLLISRATMLQQDITPRHRRLAEITEMIHTASLVHDDVVDESEVRRGVSTIHSMFGNRIAVLAGDFFFAQSSWHLANLDNLEVVKLLSQVLMDFAVGEIQQGLNRFDTNISLETYLKKSYFKTASLIANSSKAAGVISETSPEIIEHLYEYGNHLGLAFQIVDDILDFTGSTDTLGKPAGSDLRSGNLTAPVLFALEEKPYLEALIEREFAQDDDLNQALTLIHDSQGIQRARELAAHHAKLAVDNLADLPPSESRQALVSMADYVLSRLY; encoded by the coding sequence ATGACCCCAGCCACCTCCCTTTTTACCCCTGTGGAAGCCGACCTGCGGATATTAGCAGATAACCTGATACAGCTAGTTGGAAATGACCACCCTATCCTCTATGCGGCGGCAAAACATCTGTTTGGAGCTGGGGGAAAGCGTATCAGACCAGCTATAGTTCTGCTGATATCGCGGGCAACCATGTTGCAACAGGATATTACTCCTCGTCACCGCCGCTTGGCAGAAATTACAGAAATGATTCATACCGCTAGTCTCGTTCACGATGATGTAGTAGATGAATCAGAAGTAAGGCGTGGTGTTTCCACAATTCACAGTATGTTTGGTAACAGGATTGCCGTCTTAGCGGGAGACTTTTTCTTTGCTCAATCTTCCTGGCACCTGGCAAACCTAGACAACTTAGAAGTAGTCAAACTGCTATCGCAGGTACTGATGGATTTTGCCGTCGGAGAAATCCAACAGGGATTAAACCGCTTTGATACGAATATATCCTTGGAAACCTATTTGAAGAAGAGCTATTTTAAAACAGCATCCTTGATTGCCAATAGTTCCAAAGCTGCTGGAGTTATTAGTGAAACTTCCCCAGAAATTATCGAGCATCTTTATGAGTACGGTAATCACTTGGGTTTAGCTTTCCAAATCGTGGATGATATTCTTGACTTTACAGGTTCTACAGATACATTAGGAAAACCAGCCGGATCTGACTTACGCAGCGGAAATCTGACTGCACCCGTGCTATTTGCTTTGGAAGAAAAACCATACTTAGAAGCCTTAATTGAGCGAGAGTTTGCTCAAGATGATGATTTAAACCAAGCGTTGACACTAATTCATGATAGTCAAGGAATTCAAAGGGCAAGGGAACTAGCAGCGCACCATGCCAAACTAGCTGTAGATAATCTTGCTGATTTACCACCTTCTGAGTCTCGTCAAGCATTGGTAAGTATGGCTGATTACGTATTAAGTCGGTTGTACTAA
- the murI gene encoding glutamate racemase — translation MFPSSPFEGNLFANSNSEVQRAPIGIFDSGVGGLTVLRELYRQLPNESIIYFGDTARLPYGIRSQAEIIQYVRDIITWMQLSHVKMVIMACNTSSALALEAVREEFNVPILGIILPGAKAAVQQGKRIGVIATPATAKSNAYKQAIHEINSEAEVWQVGCPEFVPLIEQNRIHDPYTIEVARSYLEPLIQQQIDTLVYGCTHYPHLAPIMRSLLPSNVKLIDPAAHVVNACTQELELLGMRNTYPPMPTRFAVSGCPQQFADSSVNWLGHTPTVEAVHFTDKPVSNSTQDLKDTPLCNDEASSDFVKTSS, via the coding sequence GTGTTTCCATCTTCCCCTTTTGAAGGCAACCTTTTTGCAAACTCCAATTCCGAAGTCCAACGTGCCCCCATTGGCATTTTTGATAGTGGTGTGGGAGGATTGACTGTTCTGCGGGAACTGTATCGCCAACTTCCTAACGAATCAATTATCTATTTTGGAGATACAGCCAGGCTACCATACGGTATCCGTTCCCAAGCTGAAATTATTCAATACGTCCGTGACATCATCACCTGGATGCAGCTTTCCCATGTCAAAATGGTGATCATGGCATGTAATACCAGTTCTGCCCTTGCCCTAGAGGCAGTTCGGGAAGAATTTAATGTGCCAATTTTAGGCATAATTCTTCCTGGTGCCAAAGCAGCAGTGCAACAAGGTAAACGTATTGGTGTTATTGCTACTCCTGCTACCGCTAAAAGTAATGCCTACAAACAGGCAATTCACGAAATCAACTCAGAGGCAGAGGTTTGGCAAGTTGGTTGTCCAGAGTTTGTCCCTTTAATTGAACAAAACCGTATCCACGATCCATATACCATAGAAGTGGCACGTTCCTATCTAGAACCGTTGATTCAGCAGCAAATCGATACTTTGGTCTATGGTTGTACCCATTATCCGCACCTTGCACCAATTATGCGATCGCTTCTTCCTAGCAACGTTAAATTAATCGACCCCGCTGCACACGTTGTCAATGCTTGTACTCAAGAATTAGAACTCCTTGGTATGAGAAATACTTATCCCCCAATGCCAACTCGTTTTGCTGTTAGCGGTTGTCCCCAACAATTTGCCGACTCTTCAGTAAATTGGTTGGGTCATACCCCCACAGTTGAAGCTGTACACTTTACAGATAAGCCTGTTAGCAACAGCACTCAAGACCTCAAAGACACCCCATTGTGCAACGACGAGGCTTCCTCTGACTTCGTGAAAACTTCAAGCTAA